ACTAAGCGCTACGTGCTGCTGAATAAACCTCAGGGGTATGTATGTTCCCTGGCAGATGAAAAGGACCGGCCTGTAGCCGCAGATCTTCTGAAGGAAACTTATTCTGAGCGCCTTTATAATGTAGGCCGTCTTGATATGTTTTCCAGCGGACTTATTATTTTTACGAATGACGGGGATTTTGCTGCAAGGCTTTCCCATCCGTCTGCTGAACTTGAAAAGGAATATATAGTTGATACGAGTACGAGTCTTCCCCGCGGACTGGCAGAAGATTTTATGAAGGGAATCCGTATAGATAATGTTTTTTACCGCTGCAAGCAGGCTGTTGAACTTAACAGTCACCGCATGAGGATTGTTCTTGTAGAGGGAAAAAACCGTGAAATCCGAAGGGTTTTTGAAGACCGCCAGGTTGGAATAAGAAGCCTTATGAGAATCCGCATTGGAAGCGTAGGGGTTGGAGAACTTCAGTTCGGACAGTTCAGGGAACTTACGGCTCAGGAAGTAAAGACCCTTTTAAGCCTCTGCCATAATGAAGGAAAAAAGTTTAAGTCGGCTAGTTTTCAGGAATATTGATTATTCCTGATTCATATAGGAGATAAAATGGTAATCGCCATCGACGGACCGGCAGGAACCGGTAAAAGTACAGTTGCCCACAGGGTAGCTGAGGATTTAGGAATTGTTTATCTGAACAGTGGAAGTTTTTATCGTGCCCTTACGCTCGCACTTCTTGATGCAGGGGTAAATATTGATGATTCTGAAGCTGTAGTTGCTTTTGCTAAAAAACAGAAGCTTGATTATGTGAATGCCCGCCTTATTCTTAACGGAAAGGATGTGGACGACCTTCTTCATCAGGATAAGGTTGATGCAAATGTTTCAAAAGTTTCTGCTGTTGTAGAACTCCGTCACATGGTGAATGAACGCATGAGGCAGATTGTAAAGTCCCTCAGCATTATCTGTGAAGGCCGTGACATGACTACGGTGGTTTTTCCTGATGCGGAATATAAGTTTTATCTTGATGCCAGCATTGATGTTCAGGCACAGCGCCGCTTTGATCAGGGAGTAAGCAGTCTTACACTTGAAGAAATAAAAAATGCAATCATCGAACGGGACAAAATGGACAGAAATAAGGCAGAAGGTTCTCTTAAACAGGCACCTGATGCGGTCTATGTTGATACATCTAACTTGACCATTGATGAGGTTTGTGCAATAATCGAAAACAAAATAAAACATAAAGGGTTTGCTATGGAACAGAAGGAAGTGGTACAGAATGTTGGAAATGGTTCCGACGACATTCACACACAATTGGAAGCATCTATCAACAAGATGGAACCTGTTGAAAATGGATCAAATGTTCAGGGTACTGTAGTTCAGGTTACTGATGACCTCGTATTCGTGGACGTAAACTGCAAGTCAGAAGGAAAGATTCCTGTATCTGAATTTGCCGGAGAATTACCGTCAGTTGGCGATGTAATTACTGTTTATCTTGTGAATCAGTTTGGAAAGTATGGTCCAGAAGTTTCAAAGATCAAGGCTGACGAAAGAAGGCTTTGGGATGAATTTAAGGTTGCATTTGAAAAGAAAGAACCTGTAGACGGAACTATTTCTTCCGTTACTAAGGGTGGATATATGGTTAATCTTGGAGGTGGAATCAGTGCATTCCTTCCAATTAGCCAGGCAGACAGCCAGAAAGTAGAAAAAGAAGAAAAACTTGTAGGTCTTAAAGGTAAGTTCTATGTTGAACGCCTTTATTCAAACGGCAAGCGCAATGTTGTTGTTAATCGCCGCAAGTATCTTGAAGAACAGATGAACGTTAACCGTGAAAAGTTCTTTAACGAAGTAAAAATCGGTGATACTGTAAAAGGTGTCGTAAAATCGTTCACAAGCTTCGGTGCTTTCATTGATCTTGGTGGTTTTGACGGTCTTCTCCACATTAATGATATGTCTTGGGGTCATGTTACCCGTCCTAAGGATTTTGTAAAGAAAGGTCAGGAAATTGAACTTAAGGTTATTCGTCTTGATCAGGAAGGAAAGAGAATTAATCTTTCTCTCAAGCATTTCACTGAAGATCCTTGGATGCACTTCGAGGAAAAGTATCATGTTAATGATATCGTAAAGGGAAAAGTAACAAAGCTTACTGATTTCGGTGCATTCATTGAACTTGAAGAAGGAATTGAAGGTCTTGCACATATCTCTGAATTCAGCTGGACTAAGAAAATTAATAAGCCTTCTGACATGGTAAAAGAAGGGGACGAAGTTGAATGCATGGTATTGGGTTATGATATCCAGGCCGGCCGTGTTTCAATTGGTCTTAAGCAGGTTACTGCAAATCCTTGGG
Above is a window of Treponema rectale DNA encoding:
- a CDS encoding pseudouridine synthase, which codes for MRLQQYMARCGVASRRASEAIILEGRVQVNSQVVTELGTKVAPGDVVLVDGKEIHLEETKRYVLLNKPQGYVCSLADEKDRPVAADLLKETYSERLYNVGRLDMFSSGLIIFTNDGDFAARLSHPSAELEKEYIVDTSTSLPRGLAEDFMKGIRIDNVFYRCKQAVELNSHRMRIVLVEGKNREIRRVFEDRQVGIRSLMRIRIGSVGVGELQFGQFRELTAQEVKTLLSLCHNEGKKFKSASFQEY
- the rpsA gene encoding 30S ribosomal protein S1, which gives rise to MVIAIDGPAGTGKSTVAHRVAEDLGIVYLNSGSFYRALTLALLDAGVNIDDSEAVVAFAKKQKLDYVNARLILNGKDVDDLLHQDKVDANVSKVSAVVELRHMVNERMRQIVKSLSIICEGRDMTTVVFPDAEYKFYLDASIDVQAQRRFDQGVSSLTLEEIKNAIIERDKMDRNKAEGSLKQAPDAVYVDTSNLTIDEVCAIIENKIKHKGFAMEQKEVVQNVGNGSDDIHTQLEASINKMEPVENGSNVQGTVVQVTDDLVFVDVNCKSEGKIPVSEFAGELPSVGDVITVYLVNQFGKYGPEVSKIKADERRLWDEFKVAFEKKEPVDGTISSVTKGGYMVNLGGGISAFLPISQADSQKVEKEEKLVGLKGKFYVERLYSNGKRNVVVNRRKYLEEQMNVNREKFFNEVKIGDTVKGVVKSFTSFGAFIDLGGFDGLLHINDMSWGHVTRPKDFVKKGQEIELKVIRLDQEGKRINLSLKHFTEDPWMHFEEKYHVNDIVKGKVTKLTDFGAFIELEEGIEGLAHISEFSWTKKINKPSDMVKEGDEVECMVLGYDIQAGRVSIGLKQVTANPWDTISEKYPVGTKVNGKVVKITNSGAFVQLEEGIDAFLAGEDLSWTKKVKHPGSEIKVDQQLDVVVIECDPENHRIRVGVKQLTDNPWIAFAEENKVGSTLEGEVTSITEFGIFVKAPCGIEGLVNKVNLCEDRETPYEEAVKKYNVGDKVNVYVVSVDVEREKVGFSVREYKKAQARAEISQYMSSNNDDDGAYTIGDSLKDQSEDK